One region of Gopherus evgoodei ecotype Sinaloan lineage chromosome 16, rGopEvg1_v1.p, whole genome shotgun sequence genomic DNA includes:
- the LOC115636129 gene encoding 14 kDa phosphohistidine phosphatase-like, with product MAAEEQLGGISSVDIDPDGVFKYVLIRVRPAGGQGPARDIVRGHAWAEFHADIYEKTAAEIKKQGYDCECLGGGRISHQSKEKKIHVYGYSVGFGRAKHSVSTKILKDKYPDYAVTWADEGY from the exons ATGGCGGCGGAGGAGCAGTTGGGCGGTATCTCTAGCGTGGACATCGACCCCGACGGCGTCTTCAAGTACGTGCTGATCCGCGTGCGGCCGGCGGGGGGCCAGGGGCCCGCCAGGGACATCGTGCGGGGCCACGCCTGGGCCGAGTTCCAcg CTGATATTTATGAGAAGACTGCGGCAGAAATCAAGAAGCAAGGCTACGACTGCGAGTGCTTGGGTGGGGGCAGGATCTCCCACCAGAGCAAGGAGAAGAAGATCCACGTTTATGGATATTCTGTG GGCTTTGGTCGAGCAAAACACTCTGTGTCCACAAAGATCCTGAAAGACAAGTATCCAGACTATGCGGTCACCTGGGCTGATGAAGGCTATTGA
- the AJM1 gene encoding apical junction component 1 homolog, with the protein MTRTDPPDILVSTGYQDLELKCPAPRDSIVCQPLTQCDAFMSASLSRNPQPFNKRHCRSFDFLELLDDQLAPAHAMERPCWHPGTPEPSSGSRGRKTPPRLDIQNTRPAPHGREGPKEPLARAEPKRRARSKSAPRVKSTFTPIAIQMSSSSPPMPARRGREALRLSREHARTETSPRRGSGYAPMKAPMNEVHPIKLQPQRSSTSRISPLCVSSNCPEEAPGGRPATSLHVKCRMDMKPDEAVLVHAAHSLKAQSRMEVPYWPRPPGAIRSLTIPSSRQVSVSRTPTPSDSYSGEHRLPYPNEYYEGDPRGQVYQAVPSPQDYPERGCVTFSAPNVPTKFFYTEEPAGCPGLGIPLKSSGYEACPHPYPGRHLPPQPFYAEDPAKDNIYTIPPRTFYVEEARTYPIQEAPAHTFYREDPRFYTSRGMPTKPLYAEDPRVYPALNTTSRLFYTEDYGKYHERESISRTYPHARSTQPLQFSDWYCPDRVALPYQTLQMSRFAPHPSGKEALLSSWHASYSANQPRLGTDTRHYSKSWDNILAPSVRREDPMFRGRSYENLLAREQHRALSPDNRRQPVVINLSSSPKRYAALSLSENSIMEKMHADGGRCPLGRSWFVTPEITITDNDIKANGLSKSEKRSASWDMLDSGRDGHRSHATHYYLDPTAKETIQSRSARQRSLEQLDELITDLVIDSKPPPSHHPSDGDSLTDQLKRLIDNDAPGPARKLEARKPLPLLVGEPRPTKEQPGPSSFHRDIRKEQGGRSLAMSVSSSSFEKQQDGCSPELSADEDDMMMCSNAKCKRTETMFNACLYFKSCHSCYTYYCSRSCRRQDWDTHKESCVYGRIGSICRHVLQFCRENAEVHKAFSRIAKVGYLSRGRGVLFLGFPSSGSAENFLQFGLESLLMSPTYLSLRELEGYAESLGDYARELGVSGSQYDPEECFLLNVTVAVGQKVPVRPSPKIQVPTVRKYAKVALASSSPEKQILKKERDMETLILTPPPGTADLDKEGEEGRKAREVCFINIQRELRIRGVFLRHEFPKIYEQLCDFVESNKRFTPTTIYPIDRRTGKQFMCMIMAASEPRTLDWVASPNLLDDLM; encoded by the coding sequence ATGACACGAACCGACCCACCTGACATACTGGTGTCTACAGGGTATCAAGACCTAGAGCTGAAGTGCCCAGCACCCAGGGATTCCATCGTCTGCCAGCCACTGACACAATGTGACGCCTTCATGTCGGCATCTCTGTCGCGCAACCCGCAGCCCTTCAACAAGCGCCACTGTAGAAGCTTTGACTTTCTTGAGTTGCTCGACGACCAGTTGGCCCCTGCTCATGCTATGGAGCGCCCCTGCTGGCACCCGGGCACCCCCGAGCCTTCCTCAGGCTCCAGAGGCAGGAAGACTCCTCCCAGGCTGGACATTCAGAACACCAGGCCAGCCCCTCATGGCAGGGAAGGCCCCAAGGAGCCATTGGCTCGGGCGGAGCCAAAGAGGCGAGCGAGGTCCAAGAGCGCCCCTCGGGTGAAATCCACCTTCACTCCCATTGCCATCCAGATGTCGTCCTCGTCTCCCCCCATGCCAGCCAGGCGGGGACGGGAGGCTCTGCGCCTCTCCAGGGAGCATGCGAGGACAGAGACGTCCCCGCGCAGGGGGAGCGGATATGCCCCAATGAAGGCCCCAATGAACGAGGTGCACCCCATCAAGCTGCAGCCCCAGCGGAGCAGCACCAGCCGCATCTCCCCACTATGTGTCAGTAGCAACTGCCCGGAGGAGGCCCCAGGTGGGAGGCCAGCCACAAGCCTGCATGTCAAGTGCCGGATGGACATGAAGCCAGATGAGGCGGTGCTGGTGCATGCAGCACACAGCCTGAAAGCCCAGAGCAGGATGGAGGTGCCATACTGGCCAAGGCCGCCTGGCGCTATCCGGAGCCTGACCATCCCAAGCAGTAGGCAGGTGTCCGTGTCCCGCACTCCCACACCCAGTGACTCCTACAGCGGGGAGCACAGGCTGCCCTACCCCAATGAGTACTACGAAGGTGACCCTCGAGGCCAGGTTTACCAGGCCGTGCCCTCCCCACAGGACTATCCCGAGAGGGGCTGTGTGACCTTCTCCGCTCCAAACGTGCCCACCAAGTTCTTCTACACAGAGGAGCCAGCCGGATGCCCTGGTCTCGGCATTCCACTGAAAAGCTCTGGCTACGAGGCATGTCCTCACCCATACCCAGGGCGCCACCTCCCTCCACAGCCCTTCTACGCGGAGGACCCAGCCAAGGATAATATCTACACCATCCCACCCAGGACTTTCTACGTGGAAGAAGCTCGGACATACCCCATCCAGGAAGCCCCTGCCCACACCTTCTACAGAGAAGACCCTCGATTCTACACCTCCAGGGGCATGCCCACCAAACCCCTCTATGCAGAGGACCCCAGGGTGTACCCTGCTCTGAACACCACCTCCCGGTTGTTCTACACTGAGGATTATGGCAAATACCACGAGAGGGAATCCATTTCGCGGACATACCCTCATGCCCGTAGCACTCAGCCTTTGCAGTTCAGTGACTGGTACTGCCCGGACCGGGTTGCACTGCCCTACCAGACCTTGCAGATGTCCCGCTTTGCACCTCATCCCTCTGGGAAAGAGGCCTTGCTTTCCTCTTGGCATGCCAGCTACAGCGCCAACCAGCCCCGCTTAGGCACAGACACCCGGCATTACTCCAAATCCTGGGACAACATCCTGGCGCCCAGTGTCCGCAGGGAGGACCCCATGTTCCGCGGGCGCAGTTATGAGAACCTGCTCGCCCGGGAGCAGCACCGTGCCTTATCCCCTGACAACCGGCGGCAGCCCGTGGTGATCAATCTGTCCAGTTCTCCCAAGCGCTATGCAGCGCTCTCCCTCTCGGAGAACTCCATCATGGAGAAGATGCATGCAGACGGTGGGCGGTGCCCCCTGGGCCGCTCCTGGTTTGTCACCCCAGAAATCACCATCACCGACAATGACATCAAAGCCAATGGGCTGAGCAAGAGCGAGAAGCGCTCGGCCAGCTGGGATATGCTGGATTCCGGGCGGGATGGGCATCGCTCCCATGCCACGCACTACTACTTGGATCCCACTGCCAAAGAGACCATCCAAAGCAGGTCCGCCCGCCAGCGCAGCCTGGAGCAGTTGGACGAGCTGATCACAGACCTGGTCATCGACTCCAAGCCCCCGCCCAGCCACCACCCCAGCGACGGGGACAGCCTGACAGACCAGCTCAAGAGGCTGATTGATAACGACGCGCCCGGGCCTGCCAGGAAGCTGGAGGCCAGGAAGCCGCTGCCTTTAttggtgggggagcccaggcccaccaaGGAGCAGCCGGGCCCGAGTTCCTTCCACAGAGACATACGCAAGGAGCAGGGTGGCCGCTCGCTTGCCATGTCTGTCTCCAGCAGCAGCTTTGAGAAGCAGCAGGATGGCTGCTCCCCGGAGCTGAGTGCGGATGAGGACGACATGATGATGTGTTCGAACGCCAAGTGTAAGCGCACGGAGACCATGTTCAATGCCTGCCTCTACTTCAAGTCCTGCCACAGCTGCTATACATACTACTGCTCCCGGAGCTGCCGCCGCCAGGACTGGGACACTCACAAGGAGAGCTGCGTGTACGGACGTATCGGGAGCATCTGTCGGCACGTGCTGCAGTTCTGCCGGGAGAACGCCGAGGTGCACAAGGCCTTCTCACGCATTGCCAAGGTGGGGTACCTTTCCCGAGGGCGAGGGGTGCTCTTCCTGGGCTTCCCCAGCTCAGGCTCGGCTGAGAACTTCCTCCAGTTTGGCTTAGAGAGCCTGCTGATGTCTCCCACTTACCTGTCCCTGCGGGAGCTGGAGGGCTACGCAGAGAGCCTGGGGGATTATGCCCGGGAGTTGGGGGTATCTGGCAGCCAGTATGACCCTGAGGAATGTTTCCTCTTGAATGTAACTGTGGCCGTTGGACAAAAAGTGCCTGTGAGGCCATCCCCCAAGATCCAGGTGCCGACAGTCAGGAAATATGCCAAGGTGGCCTTAGCCTCCTCCAGCCCCGAGAAACAGATCCTGAAGAAGGAACGCGACATGGAGACCTTGATCCTGACCCCCCCGCCTGGCACGGCAGACCTTGacaaggagggggaggaagggcggAAGGCCCGGGAGGTCTGCTTCATCAACATCCAGCGGGAGCTGCGGATCCGAGGCGTCTTCCTGCGCCATGAGTTCCCAAAAATCTACGAGCAGCTGTGTGACTTCGTGGAGAGCAACAAGAGGTTCACGCCCACCACCATCTACCCCATTGACAGGCGGACTGGAAAGCAGTTCATGTGTATGATCATGGCTGCCTCTGAGCCACGGACCCTGGACTGGGTCGCCAGCCCCAACCTCCTGGACGACCTCATGTGA